AAGGATCTGCGCCAGTGGTGGCGCCGGAGCGGCCGCAGTCTGGAAATGCCGGTTGATGGCGTCAGCGGCGCCACCCGTGCCGTGGGCAGCCACAGCCTGAAGTTTTCTGACAAGCAGGCGCCGTTCAAAACGCTGGAGGCCGGCGAGTACCGCGTGGTGGTCGAAGCGGCCCGCGAGGTCGGCGGCCGCGAGCTGCTGCGCGTCCCATTCAGCTGGCCGCCCCAACAGAACGCCGAACATCAAGCCCAGGGCAAGAGTGAGCTGGGCGCCATCAATCTCACGCTGACCCCATGAACAGGAAGCACGCCATGAAACCCGTAATCAAATGGACCGCCCTGGCCCTCGCTGTCTGCCTGCCGCTTTCGGCGCAGGCCCACCGCGCCTGGATGCTGCCTTCGGCTACCGTGCTCTCGGGTGAAGAGCCTTGGATCACCGTCGACGCCGCGGTTTCCAACGACCTGTTCTATTTCGAACACGTGCCGATGCGCCTCAAGGGTATCGGCGAGGCAGCCCAGGCGCCGGCAGGTGGCCCGCCCGGCATGCGCGGGCGGCCGGTTCCGGAGCTGCAGGTCATCGCCCCGGATGGCTCCAAGGTCGCGGTACAGAACGGCGCCATCGGCCGCTACCGCAGTACCTTCGATGTGCAGCTGAGCCAGAAGGGCACCTACAAGCTGGCGGTCGCCAACAACGGCCTGTTCGCCAGCTGGAAGGAAAACGGCCAGATGCGCCGCTGGATGGGCACCCCGGAAAGCTTCGCCAAGGACGTCCCGGCCAAGGCCGAAGGTCTCAAGGTCAGCCAGACCAGCAACCGCATGGAAGTGTTCGTGACCTCCGGTGCGCCCAGCACTGACGTACTCGCGCCCAGCGGCCAGGGCCTGGAACTCAAGCCCGTCACCCACCCCAACGACCTGTTCGCCGGCGAAGCGGCGGAGTTCGTCTTTCTGCTCGATGGCAAGCCGGCCGCGGATGTCGAGATCAGCGTGATCCCGGGCGGCAACCGCTACCGCGACCAGCTGGGGGAGATCAGGACGAAAACCGACAAGGACGGCAAGGCCCGCATCACCTGGCCGGAAGCCGGCATGTACTGGCTGGAAGCCGAGCTCACTACCGACAAGGGCGTCAGCAAACCTGCCACCGAGCGCCGCGCCAGCTACAGCGCCACGCTGGAAGTGCTGGCTCCCTGACGCCAGCCCGCTGCCTGAGCACTGACGCTCAGGCAGCGCGCTACCGCATTCCCCGCAACGAGTCCGCTTCTTGCCCAGACCTTTCCACTCCGTCCGGCGCCTGTCGCCGCTGCTCGGCTGTCTCGCGGTCGCTGCGCTGCTGCTGTGGTGGCAGCCGCCGCGGGAGATCAGCGCTGCCGTGGTCGTCCTCGTCTATCTGGCCATGTCGCTGTATTGCTGGCATGGCCAGTTACCCCGCAAAGCAGCATCTACCGACGCGACCTCGGCGCTTGTGGTGACCTATGCCAGCCAGGGCGGGCAAGCCCGGCTCTATGCCGAGCGCAGTGCTGAGCAGCTTCGCGAAGCTGGCCTGAACGTGCAGCTGCTGCCGCTGAATGCGCTGGAGCCGAGCCAGCTGCCAGCGCTGCGCATCCTGTTCGTCGTCAGCACCTATGGCGAAGGCGAGGCGCCGGACGACGGCGCGCGTTTCGAGCGGCGCCTGAGCACGGCAAACCTGCAGCTGCAGGACCTCGAGTATGCCGTGCTGGCCTTTGGTGATCGCCAGTACCGCCATTTCTGTGCGTTCGGCCAGCGTCTGGATGAACGAATGCGCCAATGCGGCGCCACGCCACTGTTCGATCGCCTGGAGGCTGACCGAGCCGATCCCGGCGTGCTGCGTCACTGGCAACAGCAGCTGGCCCATTTAAGTGGCAACAGCGATTTCAGCGACTGGCTGCCGGCGCCCTATCGGCAATGGCAGCTCACCGAGCGCCGCTGCCTCAACCCCGGCAGTGCCGGCGCGCCAGTGCAGCATCTGACGCTCGTGCCAGTCGACGATCAGCAATGCTGGCGCGCCGGCGATATCGTCGAGGTCGGCCCGCAGCACGAACTGGCCCGCATGGAACGCTTGCTGCAGCAGCTGGGTCTCGACCCGCAGCAGCGGCTCGATGGCCAGCGTCTGGCAAGCCAGCTGGCCGGACTACGCCTGCCGGACCTCGACGTGTTGCGCACGCTCGACCTGCCCGCCTTGCTGGCCCTGCCGCCCTTGCCGCACCGCGAATACTCCATCGCCTCGATACCCGCGGACGGCGCCGTGCAGCTGGTGGTGCGCGAAGCTCGTCATCCGGACGGCATGCTCGGCCTCGGCTCCGGCTGGCTGTGCCGTCACGCGGCGATTGGCGAGCGGATCGCCCTGCGCATCCGCAGCAACCCCGGTTTTCATGGGCCCTCGGTCGATACACCGCTGATCCTGATCGGCAACGGCACCGGGATCGCCGGATTGCGCGCGCACCTGCGCGAACGCGCAGCCGCTCCCCAAGACTCACGCAGCTGGCTGCTGTTCGGCGAACGCAACGCCGCCCACGACTTCTTCTTTCGAGACGAACTGCAGCATTGGCTCGACAGCGGCCTGCTGGAGCGGCTGGACCTGGCGTTCTCTCGCGACCAGCCGGAGAAGCGCTATGTGCAGCAAGTCTTGCGGGACGCGGCCGACGACCTGCGCCGCTGGATCGACCAGGGCGCGGCGATCTACGTTTGCGGCAGCCTGGAAGGCATGGGGCAGGAAGTGCAGCAGATCCTGCTCGGTCTGCTCGGCCAGGCGCGGCTGGAACAGCTGAGCGAGCAGGGACGCTATCGCCGCGACCTGTATTGATGTCCGCCATAACGACAAAGGCCGCTTCGAAGAGCGGCCTTTGTCATTTTCACAGCGGGATCAGAAGTGGAAGTTGGTGCTCAGTAACGCAGTACGACCGGCCGCGACGTGGGCATAGTGGCTGCCGTAGACCTGATCGAAATAGCGCTTGTCGGTCAGGTTCTGCACGTTCAGCTGCAGGTCCAGATTCTTGCTCACGCGATAGGCGGCCATCGCATCGTAGCGCCAGTATTCCGGTACCTCGATGTTGTTGGCCGTGTCGCCGAAGCGGGAGTCGACGTAGGTCGCACCGCCACCGATGGTCAGGTCCTGGGTGAGGTTGTAGGTGTTCCAGAAGCTGAAGCTGTGCTCCGGCGTGCTCGGCACCTCGTTACCGTCGTACAGCCCTTCCAAGTACACCGGCGCCGCGCGGGTGCCGACGTTGGCGGCACCGGACTTGACCACTTCGGCGTCCAGATAGGTATAGCTGGCAAACACCTGCCAGTTACGGGTGATCTGGCCGGTGGCGCCCAGCTCCAGGCCGTCGACCTGGGTTTCACCGATGCTTTCCTGGAAACCGCTGGCGTTGGTCACCCGCGCGTTGGTCTTCTCGGTGCGGAACAGCGCGGCGGTCAGGCCAAGACGCTCGTCGAAGAAATCCCACTTGGTGCCGATCTCGTAGTTGCGGTTGCGCTCCGGATCGAGAACCTCATTGTTCGCGCTGAGCGCATCGGAGCCCTCGCCACCGGTCTCGCCGGACGGATTGCTGGACGTCGACCAGGCCGCATAGATGCTGCCGTTGGGCAACGGATTGAAGACCAGGCCCAACTGGTAGTTCCAGAAGTGGCTCTTGTTCTCCGGCCGGGTCACGACACCGGCGGTGGAGACGGCCTTCTGCTCCGTTTCATAGTCGTCGTAGCGCAGCCCCATGTTCAGCGACCACTGCTCGTTGAACTTCAGCGTATCGAAGACGTAGGCCGCCAGCGTTTCGGTGTCGGTATCGGTCGTCGCCGCGCTGCGCGCGATGCTGCCGGTCCAGGCATCCTTGGAGCTCGGGTTGGACAGGCTAGTGCAGTCGCCCGAAGCCAGGTGCGCCGACGAACAGGTGTTGCCGCTGGTGCCCGGAGTGACCACGTAGGGTCGGTTGTGCACGCCGACATCGCTGATTTCCACGCCGGTCACCAGGGTGTGCTCGATGCTGCCGGTGTCGAATCGCGCCGTCAGATCGGTCTGGTTGACCCAGCTCTGGGTATCGGAATTGCGGCTCTTGGCAGAGCGCGAAACCAGTCCATTGGGCACGTTGCCACGCGAGTCGTCCGGGTTGGTGACGATGTAGTCCAGGGTGGTGCGGGCGATACGCGTGGTGTTGGAGACGGTCAGGTTCTCGTTCAGGTCGTGCTCGAGCCGAATGGTGCCGGCATCCGTGGTGCTCTCGCGGAAGTCGCGGCTTTCAAGGCCGTAGAAGTTGTCGCGATCCACGCTCACTGGCTCGCGACCTGGATTGCCTGGCGTAGCCACGGTCAGCGGAATGCCGTAGTCCGGCATGTCGTCTGTTTCCAGGTGGTAGTAGGACAGTGTCGCCCGGGTCGGCGTATCGAAGCCGAAGGTGATGGTCGGTGCCACGCCCCAACGACTGACATCCACGCCATCGCGGCCGGCAACGTTGGCCTCGTGTTTCATCAGGTTCAGACG
This DNA window, taken from Pseudomonas sp. FeN3W, encodes the following:
- a CDS encoding DUF2271 domain-containing protein translates to MRKRLLFPLALLSTPLYAADLQLDVEIPRLDVAEYHRPYVAIWLERPDQSHVANLAVWYDTKLKDKEGEKWLKDLRQWWRRSGRSLEMPVDGVSGATRAVGSHSLKFSDKQAPFKTLEAGEYRVVVEAAREVGGRELLRVPFSWPPQQNAEHQAQGKSELGAINLTLTP
- a CDS encoding DUF4198 domain-containing protein; the encoded protein is MKPVIKWTALALAVCLPLSAQAHRAWMLPSATVLSGEEPWITVDAAVSNDLFYFEHVPMRLKGIGEAAQAPAGGPPGMRGRPVPELQVIAPDGSKVAVQNGAIGRYRSTFDVQLSQKGTYKLAVANNGLFASWKENGQMRRWMGTPESFAKDVPAKAEGLKVSQTSNRMEVFVTSGAPSTDVLAPSGQGLELKPVTHPNDLFAGEAAEFVFLLDGKPAADVEISVIPGGNRYRDQLGEIRTKTDKDGKARITWPEAGMYWLEAELTTDKGVSKPATERRASYSATLEVLAP
- a CDS encoding sulfite reductase subunit alpha, giving the protein MPRPFHSVRRLSPLLGCLAVAALLLWWQPPREISAAVVVLVYLAMSLYCWHGQLPRKAASTDATSALVVTYASQGGQARLYAERSAEQLREAGLNVQLLPLNALEPSQLPALRILFVVSTYGEGEAPDDGARFERRLSTANLQLQDLEYAVLAFGDRQYRHFCAFGQRLDERMRQCGATPLFDRLEADRADPGVLRHWQQQLAHLSGNSDFSDWLPAPYRQWQLTERRCLNPGSAGAPVQHLTLVPVDDQQCWRAGDIVEVGPQHELARMERLLQQLGLDPQQRLDGQRLASQLAGLRLPDLDVLRTLDLPALLALPPLPHREYSIASIPADGAVQLVVREARHPDGMLGLGSGWLCRHAAIGERIALRIRSNPGFHGPSVDTPLILIGNGTGIAGLRAHLRERAAAPQDSRSWLLFGERNAAHDFFFRDELQHWLDSGLLERLDLAFSRDQPEKRYVQQVLRDAADDLRRWIDQGAAIYVCGSLEGMGQEVQQILLGLLGQARLEQLSEQGRYRRDLY
- a CDS encoding TonB-dependent siderophore receptor, encoding MSRQSLELAQPPRVLASAIGVALTAFTAPSMAQVVPAASSPSEAPVALDEVTVIGEQEQAYKADTSASKKYTAPLRETPKSVTVITDQVIRDTGSLTLVDALRTTSGITFGAGEGGNPAGDRPIIRGFNAESDTFIDGLRDVGSQTREIFNVESIEVSKGPGSAYTGAGSTGGSLNLISKTAKQRDFGDASVTLGSDQTRRYTLDVNRVLGDNVAGRLNLMKHEANVAGRDGVDVSRWGVAPTITFGFDTPTRATLSYYHLETDDMPDYGIPLTVATPGNPGREPVSVDRDNFYGLESRDFRESTTDAGTIRLEHDLNENLTVSNTTRIARTTLDYIVTNPDDSRGNVPNGLVSRSAKSRNSDTQSWVNQTDLTARFDTGSIEHTLVTGVEISDVGVHNRPYVVTPGTSGNTCSSAHLASGDCTSLSNPSSKDAWTGSIARSAATTDTDTETLAAYVFDTLKFNEQWSLNMGLRYDDYETEQKAVSTAGVVTRPENKSHFWNYQLGLVFNPLPNGSIYAAWSTSSNPSGETGGEGSDALSANNEVLDPERNRNYEIGTKWDFFDERLGLTAALFRTEKTNARVTNASGFQESIGETQVDGLELGATGQITRNWQVFASYTYLDAEVVKSGAANVGTRAAPVYLEGLYDGNEVPSTPEHSFSFWNTYNLTQDLTIGGGATYVDSRFGDTANNIEVPEYWRYDAMAAYRVSKNLDLQLNVQNLTDKRYFDQVYGSHYAHVAAGRTALLSTNFHF